From Ignatzschineria sp. RMDPL8A, a single genomic window includes:
- a CDS encoding BamA/TamA family outer membrane protein translates to MTRLIHRPLFLTTALLLALSSSPALAEKSATNGSSNPKQDAPAPDEKTVEVNDLLTVTIKGIRDELAYQNAYNATSLNFIDPDEMDNELRLRWLFNQGKEEILTSLEPFGYYKAKVSSSLAYQGGKWVAIYNVTPGEAIPLTKVNINLSGAGNDNWLLKRIAERTEIKEGDALQHEAYEETKSKLLENALERGYFDAEYTQHEIIVDLDRYRSSVNLNLDTGERYRIRDVKFTTDYFDEEFLQRFAQFKQMSPRIDPRAYSDTKMERIQSYLNSTTYFDAVVVSRTVDHDTHEVDLEYDLKRRKQRTFMGGVGYSTDIGAKIMGAMNWHYINQYGHMLSTDLLLAQKKRDGEIRYTVPGKEPWRDFYHFYTKYAFEDTSNKDYTTFVIGAALERKRFQYTYGYALDYQHDRFRSLNGDKQRVNLIIPSIYGEWRTLSTLRFDRAGFKVDGMLRGSMFLGDVDFIQARLRGIYHLPINDRNRLILRGEIGHTFIKSEDLEKLPPSLRFYAGGDNSVRGYKYDGIGEYGYNGDVVGGKKLMVLSTELEHKLSDDFAVAGFVDAGDAFNHGKPNLKFGAGAGIRWYSPIGSVRFDIAHGFNKEFGETYRLHLTISADF, encoded by the coding sequence ATGACACGACTGATTCATCGCCCACTATTCCTTACAACCGCTCTGCTCCTCGCGCTTAGCTCAAGCCCTGCCCTTGCTGAAAAATCGGCAACAAACGGCTCAAGCAATCCGAAGCAAGACGCACCGGCACCGGATGAAAAAACGGTAGAAGTGAATGATCTTCTCACCGTTACCATCAAAGGAATTCGCGATGAATTGGCGTATCAAAATGCCTATAACGCCACCTCGCTCAATTTTATCGATCCCGATGAGATGGATAATGAACTTCGCCTTCGCTGGCTCTTTAATCAAGGCAAAGAGGAGATTTTAACCTCGCTCGAGCCCTTTGGTTACTATAAAGCGAAAGTCTCAAGCTCGCTTGCCTATCAAGGCGGAAAATGGGTGGCCATTTATAATGTCACCCCCGGCGAGGCCATTCCGCTCACCAAAGTGAACATCAATTTAAGCGGCGCTGGTAATGATAACTGGCTATTAAAACGCATTGCCGAACGCACCGAAATTAAAGAGGGTGATGCGCTTCAGCATGAGGCGTATGAGGAGACCAAAAGTAAGCTGCTTGAAAATGCTTTGGAACGGGGGTATTTTGATGCCGAATACACTCAGCATGAGATTATCGTCGACCTTGATCGCTATCGTTCAAGCGTCAATCTCAATCTCGATACCGGTGAGCGTTACCGCATTCGTGATGTAAAGTTTACGACCGATTATTTCGATGAAGAATTTCTCCAACGCTTTGCGCAATTTAAACAGATGAGCCCCCGCATTGATCCACGCGCCTACTCCGATACCAAAATGGAGCGCATTCAATCGTACCTCAATAGCACCACCTATTTTGATGCCGTTGTGGTGTCGCGCACCGTCGATCATGATACCCATGAAGTGGATCTTGAATATGACCTCAAACGTCGTAAACAGCGCACTTTTATGGGCGGCGTTGGATACAGTACCGACATTGGCGCCAAAATTATGGGCGCGATGAATTGGCACTATATTAATCAATATGGGCACATGCTCTCAACGGATCTGCTCCTTGCGCAGAAAAAGCGTGATGGTGAGATTCGCTACACCGTCCCAGGGAAAGAGCCGTGGCGGGATTTTTATCATTTTTATACCAAATACGCCTTTGAAGATACCTCCAATAAGGATTACACCACCTTTGTGATTGGAGCCGCGCTTGAGCGCAAACGCTTCCAATACACTTACGGTTACGCGCTCGATTATCAGCACGACCGCTTCCGCTCACTCAATGGTGACAAACAGCGGGTAAATCTCATTATTCCATCAATTTACGGTGAATGGCGCACATTAAGTACACTCCGATTTGATCGCGCAGGGTTTAAAGTGGATGGTATGCTCCGTGGCTCGATGTTTTTAGGGGATGTGGATTTTATTCAAGCGCGTCTCCGCGGGATCTATCACCTTCCCATCAATGATCGCAATCGCCTAATTTTACGCGGTGAGATCGGCCACACCTTTATTAAAAGTGAGGACTTAGAAAAACTTCCGCCTAGTTTGCGTTTTTACGCCGGTGGAGATAACTCCGTGCGAGGCTATAAATACGATGGGATTGGTGAATATGGCTACAATGGTGATGTGGTTGGCGGAAAAAAACTCATGGTATTAAGTACCGAGCTTGAGCATAAACTCTCCGATGATTTTGCCGTTGCCGGATTTGTCGATGCTGGGGATGCCTTTAATCACGGCAAGCCTAATCTAAAATTTGGCGCCGGCGCCGGAATTCGCTGGTATTCCCCCATTGGTTCAGTCCGTTTTGACATTGCCCATGGCTTTAATAAAGAATTTGGCGAAACCTATCGTCTCCACTTGACGATTAGCGCCGATTTTTAA
- a CDS encoding FMN-binding glutamate synthase family protein: MSLVHRFGRYLVFIGVLAFTLYGIFFLKPTTTNLILVSITAILTIIGVVDMMQDTYAVRKNYPVIGNLRYLLKHFRSEIRQYFIEADNEAVPFTHHERNLVYARARNLKADSSIAFGTLEDVYKPGYQHITHSMTPVPAPDPNTFRITIGNKACSQPYSASILNISAMSFGALSSRAVESLNGGAKLGNFFHDTGEGGISIYHKKHGGDLVWELGSGYFGCRTDDGHFDPEKFAKQASLEQVKMIEIKISQGAKPGHGGVLPKDKITPEIAEARGVPQDRDCISPSNHSAFSTPVELLEFIQQLRELSLGKPVGFKLCVGHPWEFMAIAKAMIKTGIVPDFIVVDGKEGGTGSAPIEFADHIGMPLQEGLLFVHNVLTGVGLRDQIKIGASGKIITAFDITRILAMGADWVNSARGFMFALGCIQSRSCHTNTCPTGIATQDPIRQHSLVVKDKKVRVANFHKNTLHALSEILSSAGVSHPQDLLPQHLSLRTTENEVRLFSNTHYYIKKGALLDGTADSVYYNNIWEIAQTDSFQPNTKAM; encoded by the coding sequence ATGTCATTAGTTCACCGTTTCGGTCGTTACCTCGTCTTTATCGGCGTTCTCGCCTTTACATTATATGGGATTTTCTTTCTCAAACCTACAACCACCAATCTTATTTTAGTCTCAATTACGGCAATTTTGACGATTATTGGCGTTGTCGACATGATGCAAGATACTTATGCCGTACGAAAAAACTACCCGGTGATCGGGAATCTGCGTTATCTTCTGAAACATTTTAGATCTGAAATTCGCCAATATTTTATCGAGGCCGACAACGAAGCGGTACCCTTTACCCACCACGAACGCAATCTTGTCTATGCGCGTGCCCGCAATCTCAAAGCCGATTCCAGCATCGCTTTTGGAACGCTCGAAGATGTTTATAAACCGGGGTATCAGCATATCACCCATTCAATGACGCCGGTTCCGGCGCCCGATCCCAACACCTTCCGCATTACCATCGGCAATAAAGCCTGCTCGCAGCCCTACTCAGCATCGATTTTAAATATCTCAGCCATGAGTTTTGGCGCGCTCAGTTCTCGCGCGGTGGAATCCTTAAACGGCGGCGCGAAACTTGGTAACTTCTTCCACGATACCGGCGAAGGCGGCATCAGTATTTATCACAAAAAACATGGGGGCGACCTTGTGTGGGAACTCGGCAGTGGCTATTTTGGATGCCGTACCGATGATGGGCATTTCGATCCTGAAAAATTTGCCAAACAAGCCTCTCTTGAGCAGGTAAAAATGATCGAAATTAAGATCAGCCAAGGGGCAAAACCTGGCCATGGCGGTGTACTTCCCAAAGATAAAATCACCCCTGAAATTGCCGAAGCTCGCGGTGTTCCGCAAGATCGCGACTGTATCTCACCTTCCAATCATAGCGCCTTTAGTACGCCGGTTGAACTGCTTGAATTTATCCAGCAACTGCGTGAACTCAGCCTTGGAAAACCCGTTGGATTTAAGCTCTGCGTGGGCCATCCTTGGGAGTTTATGGCAATTGCAAAAGCGATGATTAAAACCGGTATTGTGCCAGACTTTATCGTAGTAGATGGTAAAGAAGGCGGCACGGGATCTGCGCCGATCGAATTTGCCGACCATATCGGCATGCCGCTTCAAGAGGGGCTTTTATTTGTCCATAACGTCTTAACTGGGGTGGGGCTGCGCGATCAAATTAAAATTGGTGCGAGCGGTAAAATTATCACCGCCTTTGACATCACTCGCATTCTCGCAATGGGAGCGGACTGGGTTAACTCTGCCCGTGGATTTATGTTTGCGCTTGGGTGCATTCAATCGCGCTCATGCCATACCAATACCTGCCCAACGGGGATTGCAACGCAAGATCCGATTCGCCAACATTCCCTTGTGGTGAAAGATAAAAAAGTCCGTGTAGCCAACTTCCACAAAAATACGCTTCACGCACTCTCTGAGATTCTTTCATCGGCCGGCGTCTCTCATCCGCAAGATCTGCTCCCGCAACATTTGAGTCTGCGCACCACTGAAAATGAGGTTCGACTCTTCTCAAATACGCACTACTACATCAAAAAAGGCGCGCTCCTTGATGGCACCGCCGACAGTGTTTACTACAACAACATCTGGGAGATTGCCCAAACCGATAGCTTCCAACCCAACACCAAAGCGATGTAG
- a CDS encoding aspartate kinase, with the protein MSLLVQKYGGSSVANIDRIQNVARRVKKFKDAGHDLIVVLSAMSGTTDTLINLARSLSKTPLEREFDALVATGEQVSISLLSIALHEMGIKAKSYNGNQAKILTDHVHTKARIINIDPSTIQQDLDDGYVVVVAGFQGVTDDGAVTTLGRGGSDTTAVALAATFGAEECQIYTDVDGVYTTDPRIEPKAKRLTKLSFEEMLELASLGSKVLQIRSVELAAKYNVPIRVLSSLLEEGEGTLITTEEEIGMEAAIISGIAINKNEAQITVLGVPDRPGIAFDLLGEISSANIEVDMIVQNISQDETTDFTFTVGAVDYDKAMTISEATAKRIGARKVLGNEEIVKISLVGLGMRSHAGVASKMFRALADEKINIHMISTSEIKISVVIDTKYTELATRTLHDVFGLDQLEH; encoded by the coding sequence ATGTCGCTTTTAGTGCAAAAGTATGGCGGAAGTTCTGTCGCCAATATCGATCGCATCCAAAACGTCGCGCGTCGCGTGAAGAAGTTTAAAGATGCAGGACATGATTTAATCGTAGTTTTATCTGCAATGTCTGGCACAACCGACACCTTGATTAACCTTGCCCGCTCTCTCTCAAAAACTCCGCTTGAGCGTGAATTTGACGCACTCGTTGCGACCGGCGAACAAGTGAGCATTTCACTTTTATCGATCGCTCTTCATGAGATGGGCATTAAGGCAAAATCCTATAACGGAAATCAAGCGAAAATCTTAACCGACCATGTTCACACCAAAGCGCGCATTATTAATATTGACCCAAGCACCATTCAACAAGATTTAGACGATGGCTATGTGGTGGTGGTCGCTGGTTTCCAAGGGGTGACCGATGACGGCGCCGTAACCACACTCGGACGTGGTGGCTCAGATACTACAGCGGTGGCCTTAGCTGCTACCTTTGGCGCAGAAGAGTGCCAAATTTATACCGATGTGGACGGCGTTTATACCACCGACCCACGCATCGAACCGAAAGCAAAACGTCTCACCAAACTCAGTTTTGAAGAGATGCTTGAACTGGCGAGCCTTGGCTCAAAAGTATTACAAATTCGCTCCGTCGAATTGGCGGCTAAATATAATGTGCCCATTCGCGTACTATCATCATTACTAGAAGAAGGAGAAGGTACCTTGATCACTACAGAAGAAGAAATCGGCATGGAAGCGGCCATCATTTCCGGCATCGCCATCAACAAAAATGAAGCACAAATTACTGTGCTTGGCGTGCCTGATCGTCCCGGCATTGCATTCGATCTATTGGGCGAAATTAGCTCGGCCAACATCGAAGTGGACATGATTGTACAAAACATTAGTCAAGATGAGACCACGGATTTCACCTTCACGGTAGGCGCTGTGGATTACGATAAAGCAATGACCATCTCCGAAGCGACGGCAAAACGCATCGGCGCACGCAAAGTACTCGGCAATGAAGAGATCGTAAAAATCTCGCTGGTTGGCCTTGGTATGCGCTCACACGCGGGCGTTGCAAGTAAAATGTTCAGAGCGCTTGCCGATGAGAAAATTAACATCCACATGATCTCCACCTCTGAGATTAAGATTTCTGTTGTGATCGATACCAAGTATACTGAGCTTGCGACGCGCACCCTGCACGATGTGTTTGGGCTCGACCAATTAGAACACTAA
- the tilS gene encoding tRNA lysidine(34) synthetase TilS, which translates to MTAKPDWYDAVFARYQEMLNRYDHLYLALSAGVDSNLLLHFLYTYKETLPPISTFHVNHNWHGDYSYLWADFARERAQAYGFPHHHFELNFPAVENKTLEAEGREARYEMMANAMVDNSLLLTAHHRSDQAETLFHRLLRRSGLKGMGAMRDHTTLHFNHCEVEILRPLLSISKVTLYETARTHNIPWLEDYTNHDIDVTRNMIRNGIFPKVAEFFPDYEAAFYQTSLFLQEAQDLHDEIATTDFTRLNTDLNLPKESLCYSKLRELSRARIRNLIHFWLGKFGLSLNPDQFERFYQSYIETETTTQSRFIIGPYTLFYFDDALTLIDTKQLTCTPSLNWMPAPNMPSQTVWDSLNPELVKRPNGARFHPIYRDKSQTLKKLLQENNVPPWIRENLWVLRNQETHEIYWVQSLGIAKSLAPHITATGVTPTLKMD; encoded by the coding sequence ATGACAGCAAAACCTGATTGGTATGATGCGGTATTTGCACGTTATCAAGAGATGCTCAACCGCTATGATCATCTCTATTTAGCCCTGAGTGCCGGCGTTGATTCCAATCTGTTACTCCACTTTTTGTATACCTATAAAGAAACGTTACCCCCGATTTCAACGTTTCATGTAAATCACAATTGGCATGGCGATTATTCTTATCTCTGGGCGGATTTTGCACGAGAACGCGCTCAAGCATACGGCTTCCCCCACCACCATTTTGAACTTAATTTCCCTGCCGTTGAAAACAAAACCCTGGAAGCGGAAGGCCGTGAAGCGCGCTATGAAATGATGGCCAATGCCATGGTGGATAATAGTCTATTACTCACCGCCCATCACCGCTCGGATCAAGCTGAAACTCTTTTCCATCGCCTGCTCCGCCGTTCAGGATTGAAAGGCATGGGCGCAATGCGCGATCACACAACGCTTCACTTTAATCACTGCGAGGTCGAAATTTTACGGCCTCTTTTATCAATCTCAAAAGTAACGCTCTACGAAACAGCGCGCACGCATAATATCCCTTGGCTCGAGGATTACACCAATCACGATATTGATGTGACCCGCAATATGATCCGCAATGGCATCTTCCCGAAAGTAGCGGAATTTTTCCCCGATTATGAAGCGGCCTTTTATCAAACCTCGCTCTTTTTACAAGAAGCTCAAGATCTCCACGATGAGATCGCAACGACCGATTTTACTCGGTTAAACACGGATCTTAATCTCCCTAAAGAGAGCCTTTGTTATTCAAAGCTTAGAGAGCTATCCCGCGCACGGATTCGGAATCTCATCCATTTTTGGCTCGGCAAATTTGGATTATCGCTCAATCCTGATCAATTTGAGAGATTTTATCAAAGCTATATTGAGACGGAAACCACTACGCAATCGCGCTTTATTATCGGCCCCTATACGCTTTTTTATTTTGATGATGCACTGACATTGATTGATACAAAACAGCTCACCTGTACCCCGAGTCTCAATTGGATGCCCGCTCCCAATATGCCAAGTCAAACGGTGTGGGATTCACTCAACCCTGAACTTGTCAAACGTCCGAATGGTGCGCGCTTTCATCCCATTTATCGCGATAAAAGCCAAACGCTTAAGAAGCTACTCCAAGAAAACAATGTCCCGCCTTGGATTCGGGAAAATTTATGGGTACTGCGTAACCAAGAAACCCATGAGATCTATTGGGTTCAAAGCCTTGGGATCGCTAAATCCCTTGCACCGCATATCACCGCAACCGGCGTGACTCCGACTCTCAAGATGGATTAA
- a CDS encoding regulatory protein RecX, translating to MIYKTDNPWGDEASAKKRRKTREPHPFTQYGHAGESAIPEEEREEFEKYWYQRGLNFLVRREHSAVEMMEKLTQRGCPDWLADRLIARFKELNYLSLERFAYSYSKNRADLGYGPIRTRYELGYHDIPGNAIDEAFAEIDWESAREVAERKIRQDDPIKRRQALYRRGFSD from the coding sequence ATGATCTACAAAACGGATAATCCTTGGGGCGATGAAGCCTCCGCTAAAAAACGCCGGAAGACGCGAGAACCGCATCCATTTACTCAATATGGGCATGCGGGAGAATCAGCAATTCCGGAGGAAGAGCGCGAGGAGTTTGAGAAATATTGGTATCAGCGCGGGCTCAATTTTTTAGTCAGACGAGAGCATAGTGCCGTTGAGATGATGGAAAAATTGACGCAGCGAGGCTGTCCGGATTGGTTGGCGGATCGGCTGATTGCGCGCTTTAAAGAGCTCAACTATTTAAGTCTTGAGCGATTTGCTTACAGTTATTCAAAAAACCGGGCCGATCTTGGTTACGGGCCGATTCGTACACGTTATGAGCTTGGTTATCACGACATTCCCGGGAATGCGATTGATGAGGCATTTGCTGAGATCGATTGGGAGAGTGCCCGAGAGGTCGCAGAACGTAAAATTAGGCAAGATGATCCGATTAAACGCCGGCAAGCGCTCTATCGGCGGGGATTTTCCGATTAA
- a CDS encoding FAD-dependent oxidoreductase, with protein sequence MSLDKMLSQKGLSFKQLQTLEGLRTLDQQYCDFLPADLLEALQKWRMGNLPMSEMEESEFQIKLGEQLNQFLSETFGISDETKKLIDVAEEHKALMAFKERFIQRGARRYRREVEGDFETHHTMLLGKIDGNSSERLEDRVARYALTLEAGSPEEEAIFQWGYLALNDPRGQERVKDWVTFKFPERVDHTALVDTKEASFQGIPVKIGTRPNRRRDGFALTDHRMDKREVASEIAYCKYCHDHDGDFCSIGFPTKKGEPELGFRDGPLGKPLVGCPLEEKISEMQRLEKDGFSIGALAIMMVENPMAPATGHRICNDCMKSCIYQRQEPVNIPQIETNILTTVLDLPWGVELYDILARWNPLKREGYLPADPNNRKVLVAGMGPAGFTMAHYLSQAGCYVAGVDGLKIEPLPQELLDNPVKEWSSLEENLDERILYGFGGVAEYGITVRWDKNFLKLIYLTLARRQNIDIYGGIRLGGTMMLEDAFELGFDHVSMAVGAGLPRVLKIENSLAKGMKQASDFLMAMQLTGAAKATSLATLQVRLPAVVIGGGLTAIDTATEVQAYYIKQVEKVLRRVEILGEAKIRENLSPEDNDTLTEFLAHGREVREERSRAEGMKEMPNFTPLIQKWGGVMIAYRRTMEESPAYRLNHEEIIKAFEEGIHFGEELNPQGVDLDKYGHVESIRFTKNDEVVKVPARCVLVAAGTSPNTIYANEHKGSLEIEADNHFQGFDIDGKKIEVDWESTPKDEFAPFTSYRDGDKRVSYIGDTHPTFNGNVVKAIASAKRSSEKVMEALEALPDNTVSNDELSAFLRQGLVATIKSIDSSNPTMAEVWVKAPMAAKNFKPGQFFRMQTFEQHSEVVEGTRMQIPLLTVSGTGATEDSIRLLVFQWGTGQRLIPHLKAGDPVILAGPTGAPTDLPSGKTILVVAGRWGAAVMLDIGVALREAGNKVIYLAAMGQKEDVDHMDELEAGADQIIWCVQRGEKITPRRPQDRSVEAWDMIKLMQDLNASGDLDTMSVDRLMAMGSTGLLKGLQTELSAGGKLADIFKEDLEITGTIGSPMQCMMKGVCGQCLQWQVDPETGERTKAVFTCAGQDQPLKSVDLDNLAARTGQNRLLDIISAHWLTYLFEKAKEENIEF encoded by the coding sequence ATGTCATTAGATAAGATGTTGAGCCAAAAAGGGCTCTCTTTCAAACAGCTACAAACCTTAGAGGGATTGCGAACCTTAGATCAGCAATATTGCGATTTTTTACCCGCAGACCTTCTTGAAGCGCTCCAAAAATGGCGCATGGGCAACCTGCCGATGAGTGAGATGGAAGAATCTGAATTCCAGATCAAACTTGGGGAGCAGTTAAACCAATTTTTATCAGAGACATTTGGCATCAGTGACGAAACCAAAAAACTGATTGACGTTGCTGAAGAACATAAAGCATTGATGGCGTTTAAAGAGCGCTTTATACAGCGGGGCGCACGTCGCTATCGTCGCGAAGTCGAGGGCGATTTTGAAACGCATCATACAATGCTCCTTGGGAAAATTGACGGCAATTCAAGCGAACGTTTAGAAGATCGCGTTGCTCGTTATGCGCTTACATTAGAAGCCGGCTCGCCCGAAGAAGAGGCGATTTTTCAGTGGGGGTATTTAGCGTTAAACGATCCCCGCGGACAAGAGCGCGTTAAAGATTGGGTCACCTTTAAATTCCCAGAACGCGTTGATCATACCGCATTAGTTGATACTAAAGAGGCGAGCTTTCAGGGCATTCCCGTTAAAATCGGTACGCGCCCAAATCGTCGTCGTGATGGCTTTGCACTTACTGATCACCGCATGGATAAACGCGAAGTGGCGAGTGAAATTGCCTATTGTAAATATTGTCACGATCATGATGGGGATTTCTGTAGCATTGGCTTCCCGACGAAAAAGGGTGAGCCTGAATTAGGTTTTAGAGATGGCCCACTTGGAAAACCGTTAGTCGGTTGTCCGCTTGAAGAGAAAATCTCCGAGATGCAACGCCTTGAGAAAGATGGATTCTCCATCGGGGCGCTTGCCATTATGATGGTGGAAAACCCGATGGCACCGGCGACCGGGCATCGTATCTGTAATGACTGTATGAAATCCTGTATCTATCAGCGTCAAGAGCCGGTTAACATTCCACAAATTGAAACCAATATTTTAACCACCGTTCTCGATCTTCCTTGGGGTGTTGAGTTATACGATATTCTCGCGCGCTGGAATCCTCTAAAACGTGAAGGATATCTACCAGCAGATCCTAATAATCGTAAAGTACTCGTTGCGGGAATGGGGCCTGCGGGCTTTACCATGGCGCATTATCTCTCGCAAGCGGGCTGTTATGTTGCTGGGGTGGATGGGCTTAAAATTGAACCGCTTCCACAAGAATTGCTTGATAATCCCGTCAAAGAGTGGTCGTCTTTAGAAGAAAATCTCGATGAGCGTATCCTCTACGGATTTGGTGGGGTTGCGGAATATGGAATCACCGTGCGCTGGGATAAAAACTTCCTTAAACTGATCTATTTAACCTTGGCGCGTCGTCAAAATATCGATATTTATGGCGGGATTCGCCTAGGCGGTACGATGATGCTCGAAGATGCCTTTGAACTTGGCTTTGACCACGTTTCAATGGCGGTGGGAGCAGGTTTACCGCGCGTCCTTAAAATTGAAAATTCGCTCGCAAAAGGGATGAAACAAGCCTCTGATTTCTTAATGGCGATGCAATTAACCGGCGCGGCAAAAGCGACATCACTTGCAACGCTTCAAGTGCGTCTTCCGGCCGTTGTGATCGGGGGCGGACTTACCGCGATCGATACCGCAACAGAAGTGCAAGCCTACTATATTAAACAGGTGGAAAAAGTGCTTCGCCGTGTAGAGATCTTAGGTGAAGCGAAAATTCGCGAGAATTTATCCCCTGAAGATAATGATACATTAACGGAATTTTTAGCCCATGGCCGCGAAGTCCGTGAGGAGCGTTCGCGCGCGGAAGGCATGAAAGAGATGCCAAACTTTACCCCGCTCATTCAAAAATGGGGTGGCGTGATGATTGCGTATCGCCGTACCATGGAGGAATCGCCTGCTTATCGCCTCAATCATGAAGAGATCATTAAAGCCTTTGAAGAGGGCATTCACTTTGGTGAAGAGCTCAATCCGCAAGGGGTGGATCTTGATAAATATGGTCACGTGGAATCGATTCGTTTTACTAAAAATGATGAGGTGGTCAAGGTGCCGGCGCGTTGCGTATTAGTGGCTGCAGGAACCTCGCCCAATACCATCTACGCGAACGAGCATAAAGGCTCGCTCGAGATTGAAGCGGATAACCATTTCCAAGGATTTGATATCGATGGTAAGAAGATTGAAGTGGATTGGGAGAGTACGCCAAAAGATGAGTTTGCACCCTTCACCTCCTATCGCGATGGCGATAAACGCGTCTCTTACATTGGCGATACGCACCCAACCTTTAACGGAAACGTGGTAAAAGCGATCGCAAGTGCGAAGCGTTCATCGGAAAAAGTGATGGAAGCGCTCGAAGCACTTCCGGATAACACGGTATCGAATGATGAGCTGAGCGCGTTTTTGCGTCAAGGCTTAGTGGCGACGATTAAATCAATCGATAGCAGTAATCCCACCATGGCTGAAGTTTGGGTAAAAGCGCCGATGGCCGCGAAAAACTTCAAGCCTGGTCAATTCTTCCGTATGCAGACCTTTGAGCAACACTCAGAAGTTGTGGAAGGAACGCGCATGCAGATTCCGCTCTTAACCGTTTCAGGAACGGGCGCGACAGAGGATTCAATTCGCCTGTTAGTCTTCCAATGGGGAACCGGCCAGCGCTTAATTCCGCACCTTAAAGCGGGCGATCCGGTGATTTTAGCCGGACCTACCGGGGCGCCGACCGATCTTCCAAGCGGGAAAACGATTCTCGTTGTGGCAGGGCGTTGGGGCGCGGCGGTAATGCTCGATATTGGGGTCGCACTCCGTGAGGCGGGTAATAAGGTGATCTACCTTGCGGCGATGGGTCAAAAAGAAGATGTGGATCATATGGATGAGCTTGAAGCGGGTGCGGATCAGATTATCTGGTGTGTACAGCGCGGAGAGAAAATCACGCCACGTCGTCCTCAAGACCGCAGTGTTGAAGCGTGGGATATGATCAAACTGATGCAAGATCTCAATGCAAGCGGCGACCTTGATACCATGAGCGTCGATCGCTTAATGGCGATGGGTTCAACCGGCCTTCTTAAAGGATTGCAAACCGAGCTCTCAGCGGGCGGTAAACTTGCGGATATCTTCAAAGAAGATCTCGAGATTACCGGCACCATCGGTAGTCCGATGCAGTGTATGATGAAGGGCGTTTGCGGACAGTGTCTGCAGTGGCAAGTCGATCCTGAAACGGGCGAGCGCACCAAAGCGGTCTTCACCTGTGCAGGGCAAGATCAGCCGCTTAAATCGGTGGATCTTGATAACCTCGCCGCACGTACCGGACAAAATCGTCTCTTAGATATCATCTCAGCGCACTGGCTCACCTATCTGTTTGAGAAGGCAAAAGAGGAAAATATCGAGTTTTAA